The genomic interval TCAAAAGCTGAAATCTGGTTTTTCGCTGCAGTTCTTCTGGATTCGTCCACCCTTTTGAAAAACTTAGGTGCAACAAACCCGGCAAGCAAAGCAATGATAATCATAACGACCATCAATTCCACAAGGGTAAAACCTCTGTTATTCCTTCTCATATAGCCCTCCGTTTATTTTTAAAAAGGTGCTTCGTTAATTGAAAAAATAGCCATAAGCATTGAGCCAACAATCAAGCCAACAACAATTCCCATTATTAAAATCAGCGCTGGCTCAAACAGTGACACAAAAGCCTTTATTGACTTTTTTATATTTTCCTGAAAAATCTCCCCTACTTTAAGCATCATTTTGCCCAATGTGCCTGACTCCTCACCCACCTGAATAAGGTGTACCGCAAGAGGGGGGAAAATACCTGCATCCCTCATTGGCCTCGCAACCCCTTCTCCCTTTTTAGCACCCTTGATTACAGGCTCAAAAGCCTCTCTAATCAGGGTATTTGAAATTATCTCCCTTACAATGTTCAAAGCCTGAATTAAAGGAACTGCACTTGTAATTAAAATCCCTGCTGTGGATGCAAGCCTTGCAGTTTCAGATTCAATGACAAGCCTTTTTATTACAGGTAATTTTAAAAGTATTTCGTCTCTCTTTCTCCTTCCCTTTTCTGTTGAAACCCACTTTTTATATCCAAACCAGATTAAAAAGATAAAAAGTATAATGAGCCATTTGTAGGTGACAAAAAAATCTGAAATATCCATCATTATTTGAGTGGGGACAGGGAGTTCCTGCCCCATTGATTCAAATATCTCCTGGAATTTAGGTAAAACATAACCAACAAGTATTCCAACAGTCAACACACCAACAACAAGCAACAGTGCAGGATAAATCAAAGATGATATTACATATGATTTTAATTCCTCTTTCTGCCTTAAATAATCAAGCAATTGCTCCATAACAATATCAACTACCCCTGCTGACTCCCCTGCTTTAATCATATTTACATACAACTTGGAAAAGAAGTCCGGGAATTTCTCCATTGCTTCAGCAAGGGATTTACCTGAGTTTACATCTTTCAAAAGTGAAGACGCTATATCCCTCATTATTTCTGTTTCAGAAAGCTCCACCATTAAACTTAAACTCTTGTCTATAGGCAATCCGGAACGAAGCAAAACGGCAAGTTTTTCAGTGAAGAGTAAAACATCAGAGGATTTTGTCTTCTTTTTTCTTCTGAAAAAAGAGGTTAAATCAAGGTTTCTTATCCCTTCTGTTGATATGGATTGGTTGTCGGAAACTGAAATAGGGATAAAACCCATTGAGGCAACTTTTTTCTTTGCTTCTTCAAGGGAAGAAGCGTCTACCTCTCCCTCTTTTATCTCACCAACCCTTGTGGACGCCTTATAGTAAAACTTTGCCATACTACTCTTCCTGAGTTACCCTTAAAACCTCTTCAGGTGTTGTAATTCCCTGAATAACCTTTAAGAAACCATCTTCTCTTAAAGTTCTCATACCGTTCTTTCTTGCATAAGCCTTCAATTTAGGGGTATCAGGTTTTTCAAGAATCATTTTCCTAACATTTTCGTCTATCATAAACAGCTCAAAAATAGCCATTCTTCCAACATAACCTGTAAAGTTACACTCTTTGCAACCTTCTGCGGTATAAACCTCTGGCAACTCCCCATATTTTGAAGGGTCAATCCCAAAATCTAACAGGTGTTCTTTGGTTAATTTTATCTTTTTCCTGCAATTTTTACATACAACCCTTACAAGCCTCTGGGCAAGCACACCTATCAAAGTTGAAGAAATAAGGTAATCTTCAACCCCCATATCTAAAAGCCTTGTCACTGCTCCGCATGCATCGTTGGTATGCAAGGTTGAAAGCACCAAATGCCCTGTTAGAGATGCCTGAATTGCAATTTCCGCCGTTTCCTTATCCCTTATCTCACCAACAAGTATAATATCCGGATCCTGCCTTAAAATTGTTCTCAAACCAGAGGCAAATGTTAGCCCAACCTGGGGGTTAACATGTATCTGATTTACACCCTCTAACTGGTATTCAACAGGGTCTTCAACTGTTATTATCTTTTTTTCAGGAGAATTAAGCCTGTTTAATACAGCATAAAGGGTTGTGGTTTTACCTGAACCTGTTGGCCCTGTAACAAGGATAATTCCGTGAGGCTTTTTTATCAATGTTTCAAACTTTTTATAGGTATCTGGCGGGAAACCCAATTTCCCCAAATCAAACAGTTTTATGCTTCCTTTATCTAAAATTCTCATAACAACAGACTCTCCGTGAAGGGTTGGCACAGTTGACACACGAAGGTCTATCTCTTTTCCTAAAACCCTTAAATTTATCCTTCCGTCCTGAGGAACCCTTTTTTCTGCAATATCAAGCTTTGACATAATCTTTATTCTTGAAATAACAGCAGGTGCAATACTCCTCGGCGGGTTGTCAACATCGTGGAGAACCCCATCAATTCTAAACCTTATTCTTAAAATCTTTTCAAACGGCTCAACATGAATATCTGAAGCCTTCATCTCAACAGCCTTTGAAATCATCTGATTAACAAGCCTGATAACCGGTGCCTCTGATGCTAAATCTTTTAACTGCTCAATATTGTCTTCATCTATTTCCCCTAAAACACCTGTTTCGTCAATAGCCTGCTCTTCTGCGTAAACCTTTTTTAAAGCGTCTAAAATCTCTGACTCAACCCCAAGATAGGGAACAACATCAACATTTAAAAGCGTTTCTAATGAAGCAATTGTCTCAAAATCAAATGGGTCATCCATAATAACCTCAAGGGTTGATTCAGTTTTCTTTAATGGAAATATTAGTTTGTTTTTTAAATATTCGTAAGATAATTCCTCTATCTTTTCAATTTGCTCAACATCGGGGAAACTTTCTCCAAAATAGGACTTTATTCCTGTTTGCTCAACAAGAGCATCAACGAGGTCTTTTTCAGTGATATATCCTAAACTTAGAAGAATTTTACCTATTTTTTGTCCATTGTCCTTCTGGAGGATTAAAGCCCTGTCTATATCTGTTTTCTCTACCTTGCCCTTATCAATTAGTATTTCACCAAGCTTTTTCATAACACCTCATATGACGGTATTTTTTATTAAATAGTTCTTAAAAATAATATCAGGATTAAAGGTTTTTTTCAAAAAAAAGAGTTTAATCTGAAAGAAAGGATTTTATAAGGTTGTAAGTTAGATTATAAATTTCTGGAGATATTGATTGCCTTGGCCCAGCAACACTTAGAACTTCAATGCTATTTTGCTCAACAAATCTTTTTAATAAAAGTTTTGCATTCTGAATATCTGTTTTTGAAAGGTCTATAATTAAAATAGGTTTCCCTGTTTTTTCAGCGTAGTCAATAGTTAACCTTGTTCCATTTCCCATTTTCCCGTTGTGTATAATTACAGTACCATCTGAGTGTTCAATATTCTTTTTTGTTCTTGCTGAATAATCTTTACTATCTAACTCTTTAAATTCACTGTAAGTTAAAGGGATTTTCCCGTCTTCAGCAAGCCTTCCTTGAGGGATATAGCCACCGTAGGAAAAATTACAGTCAATTGCAACATCAACAGCAGCCCTATCAACCCCTGTCTGGCCACCTGAAACAATCCTTTTAAGCATGTTTTCCTCTTTGATTGTAAAAATGCGGGGATAAAAAAATGGTGCCCAGGGCGGGATTCGAACCCGCACGCCCAACAGAGCACCACCCCCTCAAGATGGCGTGTCTGCCAATTCCACCACCTGGGCACGCATCAAAAATCAGCGATAAGAATTTTATCTTAATCGCCTTTTAATTGCAAGTTATTTTTTAGCCTTATCTGCCTCTTTTTGATCTTTTTTTTGCTCTACTTCAGCTTTAGTTTTTTTAGCATTTTTCTGATTAACTGTTGCCTCTTTTGCACTACCTTCTTTTGCTTTACTCTCCTCTTTAACCTCACCCTGTTTTTTGTCAGGAGTAATAGCTCCCTCTTTCTTTTTAGGTTTTTCTACCTGAGTCTCCTGAACAGCAACCTTTGGATTAATCGATTGAAGGATAGACTTCCTTTCCCTTGTTTTTAAAACAGCAAGAGAAAGTGAAGTGACTGCAAAAATAACAGTTAACACAACAGTTGCCTTGGTTAAGAAAGGAGCCGCTCCTGCTCCCCCGAACACGCTTTGAGAACCACCGCCGCCTAACGCTGAAACAACATCTCCACCTTTACCGTCCTGCAAAAGGATAACAACCATTAAAAGAATTGAGACAATTACATGAATTACAAGCACAAATGTGTACAACTTTATACCTCCATACCTATCTTAATTATTTCCGCAAAAGATTGAGCTTTAAGGCTTGCTCCGCCTATCAATGCTCCGTCAATCTGGTCAACCTGTAACAAACTTTTTGCGTTCTCTGGTTTTACGCTGCCGCCGTAAAGAATTCTAATTTCGTCGGCAACTATGGAATTATACAACTCTTTTATCCTTTTGCGAATAAAAAAATGAGCATCCCTTGCAATTTCAGGGGTTGCAGTCTTCCCTGTGCCTATTGCCCACACAGGCTCATAGGCAATAATTACCCTTTTTGCCTCATCAGGGGTTAAATTATTGAATGCTGAATCAACCTGCTCTTTCAATACAGTCTCTGTTTTTTCATCCTCTCTCTCTTTAAGGGTTTCCCCTACGCATAAAATAGGAATAAATCCCTCATTAAGAGCCTTTTTCAGCTTTTTTGCAATTAAATCGTTTGTTTCTCCAAAGATGTGCCTTCTTTCACTGTGTCCCAAAATTACAAAATCAACATTTAACTCTTTTAAAAATTGAGGGGAAATCTCTCCTGTAAAAGCGCCTTTATCCTCAAAATACATATTTTGAGCACCAATTAAAACCCTCTTTGTCCTGCAAACCTCAACAGCCTTGGGAATTGAGGTAAATGGAGGCGCTATTGCTATATCAACCTTTTCGTAGTTTGAAACAAGGTTAAACAGTTCATTAAAGAAATCTTCAGTATCTTTAACCCCATTATGCATTTTCCAGTTTCCTGCAATAAACAATTTTCTCATATTAACCTCACTTATCAGATAACACTTCTATTCCAGGTAATTTTTTGCCAGCAAGGTACTCTAAAGATGCTCCCCCACCTGTGGAAACATGGGAAATTTTATCAAAAACTCCAGCTTTTTTTACAGCTGCGGCACTATCTCCCCCACCAACTATAGACACACACTCAGATTCAGCAATGGCATTTGCAATGGCAATTGTGCCTGCTGAGAAGCTATCTATCTCAAAAATTCCCATAGGTCCATTCCACACAACAGTTTTCGCACCTTTGATAACCTCTTTAAACTTAACTATGGTTTCAGGGCCAATATCAACCCCCATAAACCCTTCAGGGATTTTTTCGTCAAGGGTAATCTCAACCTTCCCATCCTCAATTTTGTCGGTAATTACATGGTCAACAGGAAGAAAAATATCTATCCCCTTTTCTTTTGCCTTATTCATATATTGTTCTGCAAGCTCCACCATTTCCATTTCAAGGATAGACTTTCCTATTTCAACACCCTTTGCCTTTAAAAATGTGTATGCCATTGCGCCGCCGATAAGTATTGAATCAACCTTGTTTAAAAGGTTTTCAATTACCGGGATTTTGTCTGAAACCTTTGCCCCCCCTAAAATAGCAATGTATGGCTTTTCAGGGTTTGCAAGTACATTTTCAAAATAGTGAATTTCCTTTTCAACAAGAAAACCTGCAACAGGTTTTTCGTAAAGTGTAGGTAAAACATAAACAGATGCGTCTTTTCTATGACATGTTCCAAAGGCATCGTTCACATATAAATCAGATAGTTTTCTTAACTCTTTTGCAAATTCAGGGTCACTTTTCTTTTCCCCCTTTTCAAACCTTAAATTCTCTATTAAAAGAATCTGTCCCTCTTTTAACTCCTGCGACTTTTTAACAACCTCTTCCCCTATAACCTTCTCTGAATAGAACACATTATCACCAAATTCACTTTTTAACCTTAAAAAAACAGGCTTCATAGAATAGTCTTCTTCAAAGCCTTCCCCTTTAGGCCTTCCTCTGTGGGATGCAAGGATAATCTTTGCTCCTTTTTCAAGTGCATAGTTGATTGTGGGAAGTGCGCTTACTATTCTATTGTCGTCAGTAACCACCCCGTTTTTTACGGGGACATTAAAATCAACCCTTATAAAGACCCTTTTACCTTTTAAATCAAGGTCTTTAATAGTTGCCTTAGACATCTCCCCCTCACTTTTTCATCATATAAACAATTAAGTCTTTTACCCTTGTTGAATAACCCATTTCATTGTCATACCAGGAGAGTACTTTAATTAAAGTGCCATCAATTACCTTGGTAAAGGAAGCATCAACAGTTGATGAAGCCTGGCATCCATTGTAATCTACAGAAACAAGCTCTTCTTCTGAATATGCAAGAATCCCTTTTAATTTTCCTTCGGCTGCCTCTTTAAAAACTTTGTTAACCTCTTCAGTTGTGGTTGGCTTTTCAACATCAAAAACAACATCTACAAGCGAAACATTTGGGGTTGGCACCCTTACTGCAAGCCCGTCAAGTTTTCCTTTAAGGTGGGGCAGTACAAGCCCAACAGCCTTTGCTGCACCAGTTGTGGTTGGAATCATGCTCATTGCAGCAGCCCTCGCCCTTCTTAAATCCTTGTGAGGCAAATCAAGTATTCTCTGGTCGTTTGTGTATGAGTGAACAGTTGTAAGCCAGCCTCTTTTAACCTTGAAGTTTTCATCAATAACCTTTACAACAGGTGCCAAACAATTTGTTGTACAGGAAGCGTTTGAAACAATGTTAATGTCGTCGGTTAAGGTTTCTTCGTTTACCCCTAAAACAACTGTATGAACACCCTCTCCCTTTGCCGGTGCAGATAACACAACCTTCTTCGCTCCCCTTGCAAAGTGAACCTCAAGGTATTTCTTTTCTCTAAAAATTCCAGTGGATTCTAATACAACATCAACGCCAAATTCCCCCCATTTGAGGTTGTTTAAATCCCTCTCAGCCGTAACTATAATCTTTTTACCGTTAACTATAATGCCGTCTTCCACAGCCTCAACAGTTCCGTCAAACCTGCCGTGAACTGAATCGTGTTTTAAAAGATGGGCTAAAGTAAATGGGTCCATTAAATCGTTGATAGCAACAACATCAATATTGCAATCCTTATCAGCATAGATTGCCCTGAATACACACCTTCCAATTCTTCCAAAACCGTTAATTCCTAATTTGATAGTCATATTACACCTCTTTCAATTTTTATGTACAAAAATTCCATTCACTTAATTATAAAAGATAAAAAAACATTTATTCAAGGATTATCCTTCTTCTACCTTCAAGGGCTTTTATCATTGTTATCTCGTCAGCATAGCCAATATGCCCACCTGCAGGGATTCCCAATGCTATCCTTGACACAACTGCATCTGTATCCTGAAGCAACCTTGCTATGTAAATTGCAGTTGCTTCACCTGAAACATCAGGGTCTGTGGCAATAATCACCTCTCTTATCCCCTCATTTTTAACCCTTTTCACAAGGTAATCTATACCCAACTCCTCTGCGCCAATCCCCTCAATAGGTGAAATGCTTCCGTGAAGTATAAAGTAAATTCCCCTATACTCCCCTGCCCTCTCAATTGCAAAAAAGTCTTCCGGCTGCTCAACCACACAGATTATATTTTTTTCTCTTGAAGGTGAAGAACAAATATCGCACACATCAGACTCGGAAAAATTCCTGCACTTTGAACAATATTTAACATTCATAACCATATCTTTAATGCTTTCCGCAAGCTCAATCGAATCTTTTTTGCTTCTCCTCAAAAGAGACATAGCAAGCCTTTCTGCTGTTTTTACCCCAATTCCTGGAAGCTTTTGCAAATTTTCTATTACCCTTTTAATTTTTAAAGGATAGCCTCTCATTACTCCACCAGATACTTTAATTGTTTTTTCAAGTCTTCCCTGTCAGACTTTTCTGCAATCTTTTCAGCAAGCTTTATTGCCTCAGGGTCTTTCGTTTCTTTAATTAGATGCAAAAGCAATTCAAGCCCCTCATTATGCTTATTCAATTGAGAGTATGAATAAGCAAGGGGGATAGCCATTTCAGGCGGAAAGACAAAGTATCCCATACGGGCATACATTTCTTTTAAACTTCCTAAATAATCAACACACTTTTTATATTCTTTCTTCTGAAAGTAAAGCAACCCAGCAGTCGCTATCAACTCCCTGTCAGGGTTAAGTTTGTCCATTATCTCAAACCCATATTCAACAAGCTCTTCACTTCTTTCTAAATTATCTCTTTCAAGGTATATACTTGCAGCTAACTTAACAACATCAAGGTAATTTCCACCTACATCAAGCACTTTTTCAATTAAATCATCCTCTTTTTCAAGCCTTCTTGTTAATTCAAGGTACTCGCATAGCATTGCTTCTGTAAATTCATCTTTTTTCTCATTAAACATAGTATTAAAAATCTCAAAAGCCTTTTCATAATCCTCTTTTAAGGAAAAATATAACACCTTCATATAGTTTGAAGCGTAAGAATCAGGGAACTCCTCAATTTTTTCAGCCTTATCAAGATTGCCACGATTAATCTCAATGCATATTTTTTTTAATTCATCATTTTCTTCTAATTCTTTCTTTATAAAATCAGGGTAATGCTCTGAAATAATCTCAAAATATTCATCATCTTCAACATCTTCGTAAACATATTCCCTTTTACTTCCCCTTTGTAATTCAAGTTCTCCCATCTCAATTTCCCTGATAATATTTTCAGCCTCTTCTTTTACACCTTTATCCACTGCATATTTTATGCATGTTTCCGCAAAACCGACTGCTTCATCAAAATCCTCAGCCTCAAAGTAAGCCTTTGCAAGCTCAAGGTTTTTTTCTGCAAGCCTTTTCTTGCATTCTTCAATCTTTTCTTCAACTTTTTCCTTCAAAGATTGTTCGCAATCCTTTTCAAGTGCCTTTTCAAAGTTTATCAAAGCATTGTAAAAGTCTTGCTTGTGGAAAAGCTTTTCTCCCTTTTGTTTATAAAATTCACAATCTTTCTCTCTAAACAGTCCAAATAGTGACATTTCTCACCTCATTAATATTTTTCAAGTTTTAGTATAATATCTGGAACAAATATTGCAAAATAGTTTTTTAGAATAGATAAAAGGAGGCAATATGAAAGACAAAAACTTGATTTTACTTGCTTTTGCGGTTTTACTATTAATTTTCAACCTGTCCTGTTCTTCGGACAGTGTTTATATTGACGGGGGAGTGGTAATAGGAGGAGACGATGATTTTATATGCGACATCTCCTCTGGATTCAGCTTTGTAGGTGCATCAATTAACTCAAAGGGGGAATGGGTTGCATGCGGCTCAAAGGGGATCGCATACGGCAATGGCTCAAGGTTCGATTACCACATTATCTCAATGAATACAGGGCCAAAAGAGTTTGATAAAATAGTGTCCCTAAATGATTACGGTGAATTTATTGCAGTATTTGATACAGGGATATATTACGGAGATTTAACAGGCTATCTTGTTCAGCTTGACTCTTCAAGTCAGGGGGAATACCTTTCAGCAAAAATAAACAACAATGGGCTATGGGTTGTGTCATCAGACGAAGGTGTATTAATAGGAATTGCAGACCAGACTCCGGTATTTTTAGACTATGTTGCAAATGAAGGGGAGCCTACCAAGCTTGCCTTAAACAATTACGATGAATTTGTTGTTGCCGGGAGTTTGCAGGTTTTATACGGCAATGTTGATGAAGATGGCAATGTAAATCTATACTCATCAGACCCTGTTTCTGTTTATTACGACATGCCCGGGGTTGATATAAATACATTCGGAAATTTTATTGCAACTGGAAGTATTCAAACAATATTAGGAAATGCAAGTGAAACAAACAATAAAACCGCCAAAGTTTTAAGGAAAAAAGAGGTTAAGGTTGATTTATCAAAATTTAAAGATATCCCGATAGCTGTAAGTTCAATTAAGAAAAGCACAAAGTCAAAATTAAAATTAAACTACCATTACACCCCGCTTTTCAAAAAATTAAAAACAAGAAAAGCTATAAAAGACATAAAAGCACTTGTTGAATACCATTCAGCAGATATTAATAATTATGGAGACATTATTGCCTCTGGGTACGATTACCTTATAGTAAACGACCAGAACTACTCTCCAGTAACAGCACAGAATGAAATGGTTGGAGTTGCAATTGACAATAACGGAAATTGGGTTGCTGTTGGAACATATGGCCTTTACTATAATAATTCAAAGATATACGATGCTATGAACTCAGGGGATTACCTATCTTTCAGCATGGATGAAAACGGGAACTTTATCTGTGCCACAAGCAAATCAGTTTATACATACTCTTACTCCCAGGATGCACTTTCTGACCAGGGGCCTGTTGCAGACTTAAACTATCCTGTAGCCGCTGACATAAATAACGGCAGATGGATTTCTGTTGGAAACTATGGAGTATTACTCTGGAATTATTAATTTAGAAAATCCTATTTTAAAAGGGGATTCGCTAATCCTTTAACAAAACAAGGTTGCGAATTCCCTTTTTGTATATCTGATGAAAATAGATATTTGCCGCTGCCCTTCCTAAAATAAAAGAAAGTGCCGCAGCGTGCGCTCCAATTAAATTCATTTTTAGAAAAACAAGCATTAAAACCACAATTGATACAAACTCAACAATTGTGCCATATGTTATATGCCTCGTTAAAGCAGCATTTACAAGAACACTTCTCTGCCATGAGATTAAAATGCTTAAAGCAGGCAATAGAACAAGAATGGATGCGGTTTGAACTGCAAGGGGTATTAAGTCTGGCGACAATCCGGCTACCTTCTGAAACCATAAATATCTTGCAGGGGTAAGCATTATTGCAGCAAGGGTAAAAGAAACAATTACCGAAAGCATAAAAACAAATGTTTTCAATGTGTTAAAGTTTTCGTCATCGTATTTCATTAAAGCAACACCCACTTCCTGGAAAGAAAGCCCCATGCTCCTAAAGATAAAAATAAAAGAGGTAACAACAGGCAAAACCGCAAGGGAATCAAGGGCAAGCCTGCTTTTTGCAACAAAAAAGGTAACAATAGGCTGAACACCTAAGGCAATAAAAGAGGTTAAAGCAAGGGGGATATAAAAAGTTGCCAGATAACCATAGGTAAGATTAAAATCACTTTCTGTTTTTAAAACTCTATCTTTTATAATTTCGTAAGTCATTGCATATATAACAAATGCCTCAAAAATCACAGCAAAGGAAAGAGATATTGCGCCAACATAAACACCTTTAAAATTGGTAAAATTTGCAAGTAAAAGGGTTGAAATTATGACAGTTAGAATCCTGATTACAGTACCATAAGCAATTCTTTTTGTTTTATTGTTTGCAATTAGAATTCCCTGATAAAACCTTCTAAAACCAATTGCCGCAGGCCAGGGGAGTAATAAAGCAGTTGCATGGTATACAAGAATGGCAAGTCTTTTTTCCAGCCCCATAAGGGTAATGGTAATAAAATTAAAAACCTTAGGGATTAGAACAATCCCCATAATTAAAGTGATTAAAAAGTTTAAAAGAAAGGTAAAATTACGCAATTTTTTATAAGATTGCCTGTTTTTCACAAGTGCTGTTGAGGCTGTCATAAGCATAATAATTGGCGCTTCAACTATTAAAGCAAAAGAAAACGCAATTCCGTATGCAGCAAGGTTATATTTAGCATCACTTAACCTTGCAATTACAGCTGTAGTGTATGGCCCCTCAAAAGACATCATAAGCCATGTCAGGGCAATTGGGAACCAGAATTTGAATATATACTTTAAAGTCAACTCACCTTTTTTCATCAAAATCAAATTAACATATCAATTTCAATAAAGAAACAAAAAATATAAAACCCGTATAAACAAATTTCTAATATTCCCTATTACTTTCTTTTGCTTTTATTTCTAACCAGATAATAGTTCTTGACTTAATTCTTTTTTTATCCAATAATTTAAAAAGGTAGAAATACCTCCTTGCAATCTGGCAGGTTTTACCTGCCCTTTTTTATTGGATGGTTAATATGGAACTATTTGAAAGCCTGTCTCAGATTGAGCAATCCTACTTAAAAGTTTTAAATCAAATGAGAAGACAGGATTTTTCCGACAAAGAGTTAGGTTTCGTCCTTAATGTAGCAAGGTTTACTTCATCCCCTATTTTGCTTGCCTTTATTATGGCCTGTCCAAAGTGGTACAACAGGCCTGAGATAAAAGAAGTGCTTTCCCACCACGAGTTGATACCATCAGGTTTAAAAAATTACTTTAGAAAGGTTTTAAGTGTTATTGACCTTTTCAAACAGGCGGGGC from Thermotomaculum hydrothermale carries:
- a CDS encoding MATE family efflux transporter, which codes for MKKGELTLKYIFKFWFPIALTWLMMSFEGPYTTAVIARLSDAKYNLAAYGIAFSFALIVEAPIIMLMTASTALVKNRQSYKKLRNFTFLLNFLITLIMGIVLIPKVFNFITITLMGLEKRLAILVYHATALLLPWPAAIGFRRFYQGILIANNKTKRIAYGTVIRILTVIISTLLLANFTNFKGVYVGAISLSFAVIFEAFVIYAMTYEIIKDRVLKTESDFNLTYGYLATFYIPLALTSFIALGVQPIVTFFVAKSRLALDSLAVLPVVTSFIFIFRSMGLSFQEVGVALMKYDDENFNTLKTFVFMLSVIVSFTLAAIMLTPARYLWFQKVAGLSPDLIPLAVQTASILVLLPALSILISWQRSVLVNAALTRHITYGTIVEFVSIVVLMLVFLKMNLIGAHAAALSFILGRAAANIYFHQIYKKGIRNLVLLKD